Genomic window (Streptomyces sp. SLBN-31):
GCACGGCGCAGCCCGCCGCCGCGCTCGGCAACGGGCTCGCGCCCACCCCGCAGATGGGCTTCAACGACTGGAACGCGTACGGCTGCAATGTCTCCGAGTCGCTGATCAAGTCCACCGCCCAGGCGATGCACACCAACGGCATGCAGGCGGCGGGTTACACGTACGTCAACATCGACGACTGCTGGATGACCCACAACCGGGACTCCGGCGGACACCTGGTGCCGGACCCGGCCAAGTTCCCCGACGGCATCAAGGGCACCGCCGACTACGTCCACTCGCTGGGGCTGAAGCTGGGCATCTACGAGGACGCGGGCACCGCGACCTGCGCGGGATACCCGGGCAGCCTCGGACACGAGACCACGGACGCGCAGTCCTTCGCGTCGTGGGGCGTGGACTACCTCAAGTACGACAACTGCAACAACAACGGCGTCCCCGCGCGCACCCGCTACACCACGATGCGGGACGCCCTGGCGGCCACCGGGCGGCCGATCCTGTACAGCCTGTGCAACTGGGGCCAGGAGAACGTGTGGACCTGGGGTGCGAGCGTGGGAAACAGCTGGCGCACCACCGGAGACATCAGCCCCACGTACTCCAGCATGCTGTCGATCTTCCACAGCAACGTCGGACTGGCCTCCTACGCCGGACCGGGCCACTGGAACGACCCGGACATGCTGGAGATCGGCAACGGCTCGATGACGGCCACCGAGAACCGCAGTGAGTTCAGTCTGTGGGCGGAGATGGCCGCACCGCTGATCGCCGGCACCAACATCCCGCAGGCCAGCGCCTCCACCCTGTCCGTCCTCACCAACTCCCGCGTGATCGCGGTCGACCAGGACCCCCTCGGCAAGCAGGGCACCCTCGTGTCCTCCTCGGGCGGCCTGGACGTGCTGGCCAAGCCGCTGGCCAACGGGGACGTGTCGGTGGCCCTGTTCAACGAGACGGGCTCCACGGCGACCATCACCACCACCGCGGCCGCCATCGGCAAGACCGGGGCGACCTCCTACACCCTCACCGACCTGTGGTCGGGCGCCACCTCGACCACCTCCGGCACCATCAGCGCCTCGGTGCCGGCCCACGGCACCGTGATGTACCGGGTCGCGGGCGGCACCGGCGGCGGTACGACCGCTGTGACCGGCCCACTGCACGCCGTCGGTTCGGGCAAGTGCCTGGACGTACCGAACTCGACCACCACCGCGGGCACCCGGGTGGAGATCTGGACCTGCAACGGCGGCGCCAACCAGACCTGGACGCACACCGCCTCCGACCAGCTCACCGTCTACTCGGGCAGCGGTCAGCTGTGCCTGGACGCCTACGACAACCAGACCACGCCGGGCACGAAGGTGGAGATCTGGCAGTGCAACGGCCAGAGCAACCAGCAGTGGTCGCTGAATTCCGACGGCACGGTCACCGGCCGCCAGTCCGGCCTGTGCCTGGGCGTCGCCGCGGGCGCCACGGCCGACGGAGCCCTCACGGAGCTCCAGACGTGCAACGGGAGCAGCAGCCAGCGATGGACGCTGGGCTGACTCCGTGCCGCCCCTCCGCACCGCCACAGAGGAGGTCTCCTTGCCCGGATCAGCAACCGATCGCCGCCGAGGTCGACTCCCGGCCGCGTTCCTGATCGCCCTGGCTATGGCCCTGGCCGCACTGGGCACGCCGGCGTTCGCCACGTCCCCACGGGCCGGCACGAGTACGGCCGTCCACGCCTCGGCCCCTGCCGCCGCGGGCTCTTCCCTTCCCTGCGACATCTACGCCGCGGGCGGCACGCCGTGCGTGACGGCGCACTCCACGACCAGGGCGCTCTTCACGGCGTACAACGGGCCGCTGTACCAGATCCAGCGGTCCTCCGACCACGCCTACCGCGACATCGGGGTGCTCGCCGCCGGTGGATACGCCGATGCCGCGTCCCAGGTGTCGTTCTGCGCGGGCACGTCGTGCACGATCACGAAGATCTACGACCAGACCTCCCGGCACAACGACCTGCCGATCTCCTGGGGCGGTTACTGGAAGGGCCCCGGCCCCAACGGATCCGACGTGGGCGCGGACGCCATGGCCCTGCCGGTGACCGCGGCCGGACATCAGGTCTTCGGCGTGAAGGTCACCCCAGGTGTCGGCTACCGGCTCGACCACGCGAGCGGCGTGGCCACCGGCTCCCAGCCCGAAGGCATCTACATGGTGACCTCGTCGAACTACACCAACCAGTGGTGCTGCTTCGACTACGGCAGCGGCGAGAACACCCACACCGACACCGGCAACGCCACCATGAACGCCATCTACTGGGGCAACGCCTGCTGGTTCGGCGGCTGCACCGGCAGCGGTCCGTGGGTCGAGGCCGACCTGGAGAACGGCATGTTCCACACCAACACCGGCTCCAACAAGGACCCGAACAACCAGGGCGTGCACTATCCGTTCGTCAGCGCCTGGCTGAAGAACAACGGCACCACCAACTTCACCCTCAAATACGGCAACGGGGCGAGCGGGGGCCTGACCACCACCTTCTCCGGACCCTTGCCCAACGGCTACTCGCCGATGAAGGTGGACAGTTCGGTCCTGCTCGGCACCGGCGGTGACAACAGCCCATCGGGGCAGGGCGAGTTCTTCGAAGGCGCGATGACGGCGGGCTACCCCTCCGACGCCACCGAGAACGCCGTACAGGCCAGCATCACCGCCGCCGGCTACGGGACGGGCAGCGGTGGGGGAGGCACGCCGGGTCCGCTGCGTGCGGTGGGGGCGGGCAAATGCCTGGAGGTGCCGGGCGGTTCCACGACGCCGGGAACGCAGACGCAGATCCGTGCCTGCACCGGCGCGGCGAACCAGACCTGGTCCCAGACGGCCTCCCATGAGCTGACCGTCACCGTGGGCGGCAGCCGCCTGTGCCTGGATGCCTCGGGACAGGGCACCAGCCCCGGCATCAAGGTCATCACCTGGACCTGCAACGGCCAGTCCAACCAGCAGTGGACGCCCAACGCCAACGGCACGATCACCAGCACCCCGTCCGGTCTGTGCCTGGACGTCACCGGCGCCGCCACCGCCGACGGCACCCCCGTGCAGTTGTGGGCCTGCAACGGCCGGTCCAACCAGCAGTGGACGCGCAACTGACGCGTGAGACGCCCCCGGACCCCACCTGCGAAAGGAACCCGACCGTGTCAGCATTCAGACGGCTGCTGCGGCGCCTGCGTGCCTCGACGGCCGTGCTCACGGGCCTCGTCCTGGCCGCCGGCGGCCTCGTGGGAACGGCCGCCGCCCCGGCCCGGGCCGCCACCTCCATCACCGTCGACGGCACCTCGGGCGGCCGGACCTTCGACGGCGTCGGCGCGATCAGCGGCGGAGGCGGCAACAGCAGACTCCTGATCGACTATCCCGAACCTCAGCGCGGGCAGATCCTCGACTACCTCTTCAAGCCCGGCTACGGCGCCTCCCTGCAGCTCCTCAAGGCCGAGATCGGCGGAGACACCAACTCCACCTCGGGCGCCGAGCCGAGCCACCAGCACACCCGTTCCGACCTGAACTGCGACCGCGGCTACGAATGGTGGCTGATGGAGCAGGCCAAAGCCCGCAACCCGAGCATCAAGCTGTACGGGCTCGCCTGGGGCGCCCCGGGATGGATCGGCGGCGGGAACTTCTGGTCCACGGACATGGTCAACTACCTGGTCTCATGGCTGGGCTGCGCCAAACAGCACGGACTGTCCATCGACTACCTCGGCGGTTGGAACGAGCGCGGCTACAACGTCTCCTGGTACGAGCAACTGCGCAGCGCGCTCAACAGCAACGGGTACGGCAGCGTCAAGATCGTCGCGGCCGACTCGGACTGGGGCGTGGCGAACGACGTGAACTCCAACCCTGCGTTCGCCGCCGCGGTGGGCGTCATCGGCACGCACTACCCCTGCGGCTACCGCTCTGCCCAGTCCAACTGCTCGGTGCCGTCGGCCGCCACGTCGTCCGGCAGGCCCCTGTGGGCAAGCGAGAACGGCTCGGACGACTACAACGGGGGAGCGACGGCCATGGCCCGCGGGATCAACCGCGGATACATCGACGGCCGGATGACCGCTTATCTCAACTGGCCGGTGGTCGCGGCGATCACGCCCAACCTGCCGTATCCCACCATGGGCCTCGCCCTGGCCCCACCGGCGCGGCAACGGCCAACGGCACCCTGCTGGAGCTGTGGACCTGCAACGGCGCCGGCAACCAGACCTGGACCCGCAACTGACCTTCGTCTCGCAGACGTTGAGAGGCTCCGCATGACTTCCTCCCCCCACCCGATCAGCCGCCGCGGCCTGCTGGCGGCGGCCGGCGCGGCCACGGCCTTCGGCCTGCTGCGGTTCGCCCCCGAGGCAGCCGCGACCGACGGACCCGCGAGCTACACCGCGACCTGGTCCTCCGTCGACCAACACCCCCCGGCCCCGGCCTGGTTCCAGGACGCCAAGTTCGGCATCTACTACCACTGGGGCGCCTTCAGCGTCCCCGCGTTCGGTAACGAGTGGTATCCGCGCAACATGTACATCGGCGGCTCGAACGAGAACAAGCACCACATCGCCACCTACGGCGACCCCTCGGTGTGGCCGTACCACAACTTCATCGACGGCGCCCGCGACAAGGCGGGCAACCACGTCCAGTTCGCGCCCAAACCGGTGTCCCAGGGCGGCAGTTGGGATCCGGAGGCCTGGGCCCGTCTGTTCAAGTCGGCGGGTGCCCGGTTCGCCGGACCGGTCGCCGAGCACCACGACGGCTTCTCCATGTGGAACAGCCGCGCCAACCCGTGGAACTCCGTGCAGCACGGGCCCGGACTCGACCTCGTCGCCCTGCACGCGCAGGCCATCCGCGGGCAGGGCCTGAAGTTCATGGCCTCGCTGCACCACGCCTACCACTTCAACGGCTTCTACGACCACGTCCCGTCCCAGTCGGACCCCGCCCTGCGCGTCCTGTACGGACAGCAGGGCTCGGCGGCGGAGAACAAGCTCTGGTACGACAAGCTGGTCGAGGTCATCGACGGTTACCGCCCCGACCTGCTGTGGCAGGACTTCGACCTGAACCTGGTGCAGGAGTCCTACCGGCTGCAGTTCCTCGCGCACTACTACAACCAGGCGGTCGCCTGGAACAAGGACGTGGTCGCGACCTACAAGGACGGGCTCGACAACAAGGGCGAGGTCTACGACTTCGAGCGCGGCGGCCCGGCAGGACTGCTCACCCCGTACTGGCTGACGGACGACAGCATCTCCTCCTCCAGCTGGTGCTACACGGTGGGCATCGGCTACTACTCGACGCAGGCGCTGCTGCACTCGCTGATCGACCGGGTCAGCAAGGGCGGCACCATGCTGCTCAACATCGCTCCGACGGCCGACGGCACCATCCCCTCCGGGCAGCAGTCGATCCTGCTTGCCATGGGGGACTGGCTCGGCCGCTTCGGAGAGGCTGTCTACGGCACGCGTTCGTGGTCCAGTTACGGCGAGGGCCCCACCAAGATGGGCGGCGGCTCCTTCAGCGGACCGGTGGCCGGCAAACCACAGGACATCCGCTTCACCCGCAGCCAGGACAACAAGGTCCTCTACGCCACCGCGCTGGGCTGGCAGGGCGCGACGATGACCGTCACCACGCTGAACTCCGGCCAGATCAACCTCAGCAGCCTGACCGGCGCCCAACTGCTCGACAACGCCGCCGGCAGATATGTCGACCTGCCCGCCCCGACCCAGGACGCCTCCGGCCTGCACCTGGCCATGCCTTCGTCGAACCCGCCGTTCAGCGCCCTCGCCTACACCGTCAAGCTGACCTTCTCCGGCGAGATTCCCGTCCTCGGCGCACCGGGCGGCTCCACGACCTGGGTGAAGATCGCCAATGTGACCAGCGGGCTGGTGCTCGACAGCGGCGGCAACGTCGCCTCCGGCTCCAACCTCAAGCAGTGGAACTACGACGGCAGCCCCAACCTGCAGTGGCGGCTGATCGACCTCGGCAACGGCTACCACCGCATCATGAACCGCGCCAACGGCATGGCCGCCGACAGCTGGGGCAACTCCGCCAACGGCGCGACCGCCCGGCAGGCGGTCTGGAAC
Coding sequences:
- a CDS encoding arabinofuranosidase catalytic domain-containing protein, encoding MALAALGTPAFATSPRAGTSTAVHASAPAAAGSSLPCDIYAAGGTPCVTAHSTTRALFTAYNGPLYQIQRSSDHAYRDIGVLAAGGYADAASQVSFCAGTSCTITKIYDQTSRHNDLPISWGGYWKGPGPNGSDVGADAMALPVTAAGHQVFGVKVTPGVGYRLDHASGVATGSQPEGIYMVTSSNYTNQWCCFDYGSGENTHTDTGNATMNAIYWGNACWFGGCTGSGPWVEADLENGMFHTNTGSNKDPNNQGVHYPFVSAWLKNNGTTNFTLKYGNGASGGLTTTFSGPLPNGYSPMKVDSSVLLGTGGDNSPSGQGEFFEGAMTAGYPSDATENAVQASITAAGYGTGSGGGGTPGPLRAVGAGKCLEVPGGSTTPGTQTQIRACTGAANQTWSQTASHELTVTVGGSRLCLDASGQGTSPGIKVITWTCNGQSNQQWTPNANGTITSTPSGLCLDVTGAATADGTPVQLWACNGRSNQQWTRN
- a CDS encoding ricin-type beta-trefoil lectin domain protein codes for the protein MPTTTPGTRRLRPLPPLPSLRRILALVFSTVLLTAAAPLLFLGTAQPAAALGNGLAPTPQMGFNDWNAYGCNVSESLIKSTAQAMHTNGMQAAGYTYVNIDDCWMTHNRDSGGHLVPDPAKFPDGIKGTADYVHSLGLKLGIYEDAGTATCAGYPGSLGHETTDAQSFASWGVDYLKYDNCNNNGVPARTRYTTMRDALAATGRPILYSLCNWGQENVWTWGASVGNSWRTTGDISPTYSSMLSIFHSNVGLASYAGPGHWNDPDMLEIGNGSMTATENRSEFSLWAEMAAPLIAGTNIPQASASTLSVLTNSRVIAVDQDPLGKQGTLVSSSGGLDVLAKPLANGDVSVALFNETGSTATITTTAAAIGKTGATSYTLTDLWSGATSTTSGTISASVPAHGTVMYRVAGGTGGGTTAVTGPLHAVGSGKCLDVPNSTTTAGTRVEIWTCNGGANQTWTHTASDQLTVYSGSGQLCLDAYDNQTTPGTKVEIWQCNGQSNQQWSLNSDGTVTGRQSGLCLGVAAGATADGALTELQTCNGSSSQRWTLG
- a CDS encoding alpha-L-fucosidase — encoded protein: MSAFRRLLRRLRASTAVLTGLVLAAGGLVGTAAAPARAATSITVDGTSGGRTFDGVGAISGGGGNSRLLIDYPEPQRGQILDYLFKPGYGASLQLLKAEIGGDTNSTSGAEPSHQHTRSDLNCDRGYEWWLMEQAKARNPSIKLYGLAWGAPGWIGGGNFWSTDMVNYLVSWLGCAKQHGLSIDYLGGWNERGYNVSWYEQLRSALNSNGYGSVKIVAADSDWGVANDVNSNPAFAAAVGVIGTHYPCGYRSAQSNCSVPSAATSSGRPLWASENGSDDYNGGATAMARGINRGYIDGRMTAYLNWPVVAAITPNLPYPTMGLALAPPARQRPTAPCWSCGPATAPATRPGPATDLRLADVERLRMTSSPHPISRRGLLAAAGAATAFGLLRFAPEAAATDGPASYTATWSSVDQHPPAPAWFQDAKFGIYYHWGAFSVPAFGNEWYPRNMYIGGSNENKHHIATYGDPSVWPYHNFIDGARDKAGNHVQFAPKPVSQGGSWDPEAWARLFKSAGARFAGPVAEHHDGFSMWNSRANPWNSVQHGPGLDLVALHAQAIRGQGLKFMASLHHAYHFNGFYDHVPSQSDPALRVLYGQQGSAAENKLWYDKLVEVIDGYRPDLLWQDFDLNLVQESYRLQFLAHYYNQAVAWNKDVVATYKDGLDNKGEVYDFERGGPAGLLTPYWLTDDSISSSSWCYTVGIGYYSTQALLHSLIDRVSKGGTMLLNIAPTADGTIPSGQQSILLAMGDWLGRFGEAVYGTRSWSSYGEGPTKMGGGSFSGPVAGKPQDIRFTRSQDNKVLYATALGWQGATMTVTTLNSGQINLSSLTGAQLLDNAAGRYVDLPAPTQDASGLHLAMPSSNPPFSALAYTVKLTFSGEIPVLGAPGGSTTWVKIANVTSGLVLDSGGNVASGSNLKQWNYDGSPNLQWRLIDLGNGYHRIMNRANGMAADSWGNSANGATARQAVWNGGTNQQWSLNSLGNNRYQIINRGTGTALDGSGSTTAGSTAVMWTPNASGNNAWTITGT